The Burkholderia ambifaria AMMD genome includes a region encoding these proteins:
- a CDS encoding porin yields MTLRTPRARFRAGFLMAGAAGAIGVAPLAHAQSSVTLYGVADAFVGSVKQPGGRTALVQSGGGMTTSFWGLGGSEDLGNGNKAFFVLESYFQPQSGAYGRYAGDSLFSRNAYAGLQSRFGQLRLGRITTPLYLATIQFNPLFNSYTFSPMIFHTFKGVGAEGVVGDSAWNNALAYTSPTFGGFNAGLLYALGNTAGRNGAKKWSVNANYARGAFAAAVVFQYVNFSATPGDLDGALAAAPGLSSQRTVQVSALYDWRVVKLFAQYMNVANRAQRGNFHGDTVQAGVSVPIGVGSLLASYAYTHSSGALADGAHRSTGALGYDYLLSKRTDLYSAIKVDHVGGLSTGITYGAGLRTRF; encoded by the coding sequence ATGACGTTGCGTACCCCGCGCGCCCGATTTCGGGCAGGATTCCTGATGGCCGGCGCGGCAGGCGCCATTGGCGTCGCGCCGCTCGCGCACGCGCAGTCGAGCGTGACGCTGTACGGCGTCGCCGACGCTTTCGTCGGTTCGGTGAAGCAACCCGGCGGGCGCACGGCGCTCGTGCAGTCGGGCGGCGGGATGACGACGTCGTTCTGGGGGCTCGGCGGCAGCGAGGATCTCGGCAACGGCAACAAGGCGTTCTTCGTGCTCGAAAGCTACTTTCAACCACAAAGCGGCGCGTACGGCCGCTACGCCGGGGACAGCCTGTTTTCGCGCAATGCGTACGCGGGATTGCAGTCGCGGTTCGGCCAGCTTCGTCTTGGCCGGATCACGACGCCGCTGTATCTCGCGACGATCCAGTTCAACCCGCTGTTCAATTCGTACACGTTCTCGCCGATGATCTTCCATACGTTCAAGGGCGTGGGCGCCGAGGGCGTGGTCGGCGATTCGGCGTGGAACAACGCGCTCGCCTATACGAGCCCGACGTTCGGCGGATTCAATGCGGGGCTGCTGTATGCACTCGGCAATACGGCCGGCCGGAACGGCGCGAAGAAATGGAGCGTCAACGCGAACTACGCGCGCGGCGCGTTCGCGGCCGCCGTGGTCTTCCAGTACGTGAATTTCAGCGCGACGCCTGGCGATCTCGACGGCGCGCTCGCCGCGGCGCCGGGCCTGTCGAGCCAGCGCACGGTGCAGGTCAGTGCGTTGTACGACTGGCGTGTCGTGAAGCTGTTCGCGCAGTACATGAACGTCGCGAACCGCGCGCAGCGCGGCAACTTCCACGGCGATACGGTGCAGGCCGGCGTCAGCGTGCCAATAGGCGTGGGTTCGCTGCTGGCGAGCTACGCGTATACGCATTCGAGCGGGGCGCTCGCCGACGGCGCGCATCGCAGCACCGGCGCGCTCGGCTACGACTATCTGCTGTCGAAGCGCACCGACCTCTATTCGGCGATCAAGGTCGATCACGTCGGCGGGCTGTCGACCGGCATCACGTACGGCGCGGGCCTGCGCACGCGTTTCTGA
- a CDS encoding helix-turn-helix domain-containing protein: MSTAGSRKTRLRGARFDFDSIGERLRAYRMAAELRSEDVAERLNISRAAVYKLERGEIVKIDTLERLAALFGVSLANLMGVEVEYHDSAISYFERMRQIESRSQRIFAHFDPFSFLLTSDDYDGWLRQMLEESIPPSLTDAAWRQTLSKVMAILADRKAAFRRAPLNVTSLIGLRQIEQFLHHGLVGRLGLPPGVQLERKLAARREVMRIVGMLEDDAKGVRIGIVSDNLPNETFQIFEDDDSAHIAVSPFRLGELPNIRTGIATITTSADAVAMYRKMIDRLWTDSTKGADGARLLVDLLDRA, encoded by the coding sequence ATGTCCACCGCCGGTTCCCGAAAAACGCGTCTGCGCGGCGCGCGCTTCGACTTCGACAGCATTGGCGAGCGCTTGCGCGCGTACCGGATGGCTGCCGAGTTGCGCAGCGAGGATGTCGCCGAGCGCCTGAACATCTCGCGCGCGGCGGTCTACAAGCTCGAACGTGGCGAGATTGTAAAGATCGATACGCTCGAGCGGCTCGCCGCGCTGTTCGGCGTGTCGCTCGCGAACCTGATGGGCGTCGAGGTCGAGTATCACGATTCGGCGATCAGCTATTTCGAGCGCATGCGGCAGATCGAGAGCCGCTCGCAGCGGATCTTCGCGCATTTCGATCCGTTCTCGTTCCTGCTGACCTCCGACGATTACGACGGCTGGCTGCGCCAGATGCTCGAGGAAAGCATCCCGCCGTCGCTGACCGATGCCGCGTGGCGGCAGACGCTGTCGAAAGTGATGGCGATCCTCGCGGACCGGAAAGCCGCGTTCCGGCGCGCACCGCTGAACGTGACGAGCCTGATCGGGCTGCGCCAGATCGAGCAGTTCCTGCACCACGGCCTGGTCGGCCGCCTCGGGCTGCCGCCGGGCGTGCAGCTCGAGCGCAAGCTCGCCGCGCGGCGGGAAGTGATGCGGATTGTCGGGATGCTCGAGGACGATGCGAAAGGCGTGCGTATCGGCATCGTCAGCGACAACCTGCCGAACGAGACCTTCCAGATCTTCGAGGACGACGACAGCGCGCATATCGCGGTATCGCCGTTCCGGCTCGGCGAGCTGCCGAACATTCGTACCGGCATCGCGACGATCACCACGTCGGCGGATGCCGTCGCGATGTACCGGAAGATGATCGACCGGCTGTGGACCGATTCCACGAAGGGGGCCGACGGGGCCAGGCTGCTCGTCGACCTGCTCGACCGGGCGTAG
- a CDS encoding GIY-YIG nuclease family protein, translating to MDRKRELKQQYKDTPRLMGVYRVVNKTTGRSLVEVGRDVNARLNRHLTELRFGKHPNRQLQADWNLLGAEAFDFELIEALKPLDKPDYDPEEDLELLLAMTLERSEFDKERLYNR from the coding sequence ATGGACCGCAAGAGAGAACTGAAACAGCAGTACAAGGACACGCCGCGCCTGATGGGCGTCTACCGCGTCGTCAACAAGACCACCGGGCGCTCGCTGGTGGAGGTCGGCCGCGATGTCAATGCCCGCCTGAACCGGCACCTGACCGAACTGCGCTTCGGCAAGCACCCGAACCGGCAGTTGCAGGCCGACTGGAACCTGCTCGGCGCCGAGGCCTTCGACTTCGAGCTGATCGAGGCCCTCAAGCCGCTCGACAAGCCCGACTACGACCCAGAGGAGGACCTCGAACTGCTGCTCGCGATGACGCTCGAGCGCAGCGAGTTCGACAAGGAGCGTCTCTACAACCGCTGA
- a CDS encoding condensation domain-containing protein — protein MTIPALLSELQARGITLSLADGELSFRAPKGALTPADRATLSARREAIVAYLAAKAARRTDPVTITPSAELRPSLLQELWWHWYGLPPRQLNQERLPLVKLFPGVTAGRVAEALRAIVARHHTLRSSFHEEDGRLTVTLNEAAALPIEFVEADGTLPREELEPALKAQAAEYAARQLPLDGQWLLRARVVSLAPDQSLLLCVFHHIIVDAASLLLILAELDARLADPPRALPAAAQFLDYAAWERAWMADPARQPLIDYWARRFRALPELVGPLTGRSLAWQPGSKVDHRFVIPAAQLRRMQAAATRLQTSLFSALLSAFGVALARWSGSERVPVRCVGDLRTSPELANLVGYLVCSDVIEIHAPAKADFVSILKASEIESHSAMMLRVPTLMRHPLHRGGSGIEDPRGIAATINMFSVRIPGAGAPLDERADPPWPPQLTRSAGEPWPIPLPSIYLRLIDYGHALEGSLELNDTLLTAAEQAALIEALFDALDRFLLQAAPAAAPLTTEVL, from the coding sequence ATGACGATTCCCGCCTTGCTGTCCGAGCTGCAGGCGCGCGGCATCACGCTGTCCCTGGCCGATGGCGAGCTGTCGTTCCGCGCGCCCAAGGGCGCGTTGACGCCGGCCGATCGCGCGACGCTGTCGGCGAGGCGCGAAGCGATCGTTGCCTACCTGGCCGCCAAGGCCGCGCGCCGCACCGATCCGGTGACGATCACGCCCTCGGCCGAGCTGCGTCCCTCGCTGCTCCAGGAACTCTGGTGGCACTGGTACGGCCTGCCGCCGCGCCAGCTGAACCAGGAGCGCCTGCCGCTCGTCAAGCTGTTCCCGGGCGTGACGGCCGGGCGCGTGGCCGAGGCGCTGCGCGCCATCGTGGCCCGCCACCACACGCTGCGCTCCTCGTTCCATGAAGAGGACGGCCGGCTGACCGTCACGCTCAACGAAGCCGCGGCGCTGCCGATCGAGTTCGTCGAGGCCGACGGCACGCTGCCGCGCGAGGAGCTGGAGCCCGCGCTGAAAGCGCAGGCGGCCGAGTATGCCGCGCGCCAGCTGCCGCTCGACGGGCAGTGGCTGCTGCGCGCGCGCGTCGTCTCGCTGGCGCCCGACCAGAGCCTGCTGCTGTGCGTGTTCCATCACATCATCGTCGACGCGGCCTCGCTGCTGCTGATCCTCGCCGAGCTCGACGCGCGGCTGGCCGATCCGCCGCGCGCGCTGCCAGCCGCCGCGCAGTTCCTCGACTACGCGGCCTGGGAGCGGGCCTGGATGGCCGATCCCGCGCGTCAGCCGTTGATCGACTACTGGGCGCGGCGCTTTCGCGCGCTGCCCGAGCTGGTCGGCCCGCTCACGGGTCGCTCGCTGGCCTGGCAGCCGGGCAGCAAGGTCGACCATCGCTTCGTGATTCCGGCCGCGCAGCTGCGCCGCATGCAGGCCGCCGCCACGCGCCTGCAGACCTCGCTCTTCAGCGCGCTGCTGAGCGCCTTCGGCGTGGCGCTGGCGCGCTGGTCCGGCAGCGAGCGGGTGCCGGTGCGCTGCGTCGGCGACCTGCGCACCTCGCCCGAGCTGGCGAACCTCGTCGGTTACCTGGTCTGCAGCGACGTGATCGAGATCCACGCGCCGGCCAAGGCCGATTTCGTGTCGATCCTGAAGGCCAGCGAGATCGAATCGCACAGCGCGATGATGCTGCGCGTGCCGACCCTGATGCGCCATCCGCTGCACCGGGGCGGCAGCGGCATCGAGGATCCGCGCGGCATCGCGGCCACCATCAACATGTTCTCGGTGCGCATCCCCGGCGCCGGCGCGCCGCTCGACGAGCGCGCCGATCCGCCCTGGCCGCCGCAGCTGACGCGCTCGGCCGGCGAGCCCTGGCCGATTCCCTTGCCGTCGATCTACCTGCGGCTGATCGATTACGGCCACGCGCTGGAAGGTTCGCTGGAACTCAACGACACGCTGCTGACGGCCGCCGAGCAGGCCGCGCTGATCGAGGCGCTGTTCGATGCGCTCGACCGCTTCCTGCTGCAGGCCGCGCCGGCGGCGGCGCCCCTCACCACGGAGGTTTTATGA
- a CDS encoding NADPH:quinone oxidoreductase family protein, which produces MKAILSTVAGGPETLALHEVPEPMPGAGQVRVRIAACALNYPDLLVIQDRYQDRPERPFAPGSEVAGVVDAVGDGVAGIRVGDRVFGATGNRGGLAEKITLPADGCFALPAAMSFDDASALLLTYATMMHALKDAARLAAGETLLVLGAAGGIGVASVELGKAMGARVVAVASSREKVDLALSRGADAGVVCPAGPLDLEAAKAFKDALRAACGPRGADVVCDPVGGDYAEAALRSLAFQGRYLVIGFTAGIPRIPLNLVLLKAARMIGVLWGAFASGEAQANRRNVEELVAFYERGLIRPFISARFPLAQAPEALAVLAERRALGKVVVRCDEALV; this is translated from the coding sequence ATGAAAGCCATACTCAGCACCGTCGCGGGCGGCCCCGAGACGCTCGCGCTGCACGAGGTGCCCGAGCCGATGCCGGGCGCCGGCCAGGTGCGCGTGCGCATCGCCGCCTGCGCGCTCAACTATCCCGACCTGCTGGTGATCCAGGACCGCTACCAGGACCGGCCCGAGCGGCCGTTCGCGCCGGGCTCGGAAGTGGCCGGCGTGGTGGATGCGGTGGGCGACGGCGTGGCGGGGATCCGCGTTGGCGATCGCGTGTTCGGCGCGACCGGTAATCGCGGCGGCCTGGCCGAGAAGATCACGCTGCCCGCCGACGGCTGCTTCGCGCTGCCGGCGGCGATGTCGTTCGACGATGCCTCGGCCCTGCTGCTGACCTACGCGACCATGATGCACGCGCTCAAGGACGCCGCGCGGCTCGCGGCGGGCGAGACGCTACTGGTGCTCGGCGCGGCGGGCGGCATCGGCGTGGCGAGCGTGGAACTGGGCAAGGCGATGGGTGCGCGCGTGGTGGCGGTGGCCTCGTCGCGCGAGAAGGTCGACCTGGCGCTGAGCCGCGGCGCCGATGCCGGTGTGGTCTGCCCGGCCGGGCCGCTCGACCTGGAGGCCGCCAAGGCCTTCAAGGACGCTCTGCGCGCGGCCTGCGGGCCGCGCGGCGCCGACGTGGTCTGCGATCCGGTGGGCGGCGATTACGCGGAAGCCGCGCTGCGTTCGCTGGCGTTCCAGGGCCGCTACCTGGTGATCGGCTTCACGGCCGGGATTCCGCGGATCCCGCTCAACCTGGTGCTGCTCAAGGCGGCCCGCATGATCGGCGTGCTGTGGGGCGCGTTCGCGAGCGGCGAGGCGCAGGCGAACCGGCGCAACGTGGAGGAGCTGGTGGCGTTCTACGAGCGCGGGCTGATCCGGCCGTTCATCTCGGCGCGGTTTCCGCTGGCGCAGGCGCCCGAGGCGCTGGCCGTACTTGCCGAGCGCCGCGCGCTCGGCAAGGTGGTGGTGCGCTGCGACGAGGCGCTGGTCTGA
- a CDS encoding shikimate dehydrogenase: MTPASFVTPLAPPELPAHDPADTAPLRLGLIGAGIAQSRSPALHEGEAAARGLPCRYALLDLDRLGIGVDGLDGLLRRLEDEGWVGVNITLPCKQAVIPLLDEVAPEAAAIGAVNTVRFAAGRRIGYNTDAHGFGQGFRSGLPGARRERVVQFGAGGAGAATAFALLELGATRLTLVDEVPARAAALAAQLGRHFPACRIDAPEHAEAALGTADGVVNATPVGTARHPGSAVPLDALHAGLWVADVIYAPAETLLLRSARALGCQTLDGTHMLVVQAARAFELFTGCRADVARMLERFRAASAP; encoded by the coding sequence ATGACGCCCGCCTCGTTCGTTACGCCGCTCGCCCCCCCCGAACTCCCCGCGCACGACCCGGCTGATACCGCGCCGCTCCGGCTCGGCCTGATCGGTGCCGGCATCGCCCAGTCGCGCTCGCCGGCGCTGCACGAGGGCGAGGCCGCCGCGCGCGGCCTGCCCTGCCGCTATGCGCTGCTCGATCTCGACCGGCTCGGGATCGGCGTCGACGGGCTCGACGGCCTACTGCGCCGCCTCGAGGACGAAGGCTGGGTCGGCGTGAACATCACGCTGCCGTGCAAGCAGGCGGTGATCCCGCTGCTCGACGAAGTCGCGCCCGAGGCCGCCGCGATCGGCGCCGTCAACACGGTGCGCTTCGCGGCCGGCCGGCGCATCGGCTACAACACTGACGCCCATGGCTTCGGCCAGGGCTTTCGCAGCGGCCTGCCCGGGGCGCGGCGCGAGCGCGTGGTGCAGTTCGGCGCGGGCGGCGCCGGCGCGGCCACCGCCTTCGCGCTACTCGAACTCGGGGCAACGCGGCTGACGCTCGTCGACGAGGTGCCGGCGCGCGCCGCCGCGCTCGCCGCGCAGCTCGGCCGGCATTTTCCGGCCTGCCGCATCGACGCACCCGAGCACGCCGAGGCCGCGCTCGGCACGGCCGACGGCGTGGTCAACGCCACGCCGGTCGGCACCGCGCGCCATCCCGGCTCGGCCGTGCCGCTCGATGCGCTGCATGCGGGCCTGTGGGTCGCCGATGTGATCTACGCGCCCGCCGAAACGCTGCTGCTGCGCAGCGCGCGCGCCCTGGGCTGCCAGACGCTCGACGGCACGCACATGCTGGTGGTGCAGGCCGCGCGCGCCTTCGAGCTGTTCACCGGCTGCCGCGCCGATGTGGCGCGCATGCTCGAGCGCTTCCGCGCGGCATCCGCGCCCTGA
- a CDS encoding sugar phosphate isomerase/epimerase family protein translates to MDFFQPVPLALAHLTALDLPPPELVTAAAAAGYAAVGLRLYPAFAGSRFYSLPAGSAAIAEVRHRLDATGLTVNDIEFIGIGADFDAAALDPLLETAAELGARCLSVCGDDPERARLSANFARLCERAAPFGLRVELEFMAWRAVARFGDAAEVVTAARQPNGGMLIDALHVWRTGGSERDLGSVPAAMIRTAQLCDAPAAPPPTSEALLEEARAGRLAPGRGGLPVAALLAALPDDTALSLEVPGGGQVPLERHVREVFEATRNLIASLATVRS, encoded by the coding sequence ATGGACTTCTTCCAGCCGGTTCCCCTCGCGCTCGCCCACCTGACGGCACTCGATCTGCCGCCGCCCGAGCTCGTCACCGCGGCGGCGGCGGCCGGTTACGCGGCGGTCGGCCTGCGGCTGTACCCGGCCTTCGCCGGTTCGCGCTTCTACTCGCTGCCGGCCGGCTCGGCTGCGATCGCCGAGGTACGGCATCGCCTCGACGCCACCGGCCTCACGGTCAACGACATCGAGTTCATCGGCATCGGCGCCGACTTCGACGCCGCCGCGCTCGACCCGCTGCTGGAGACGGCGGCCGAGCTCGGCGCGCGCTGCCTCAGCGTGTGCGGGGACGATCCCGAGCGCGCCCGGCTGAGCGCGAACTTCGCCCGCCTTTGCGAGCGGGCGGCCCCGTTCGGCCTGCGCGTCGAACTCGAATTCATGGCCTGGCGCGCGGTCGCCCGCTTCGGCGATGCCGCCGAGGTGGTGACGGCGGCGCGCCAGCCCAATGGCGGCATGCTGATCGACGCGCTGCATGTGTGGCGCACCGGCGGCTCCGAGCGCGACCTCGGCAGCGTGCCGGCCGCGATGATCCGCACCGCGCAGCTCTGCGACGCGCCGGCCGCGCCGCCGCCCACGTCCGAGGCGCTGCTCGAGGAGGCCCGCGCCGGTCGGCTCGCGCCGGGCCGGGGCGGGCTGCCCGTGGCCGCCCTGCTGGCCGCGCTGCCCGACGACACCGCGCTGTCGCTCGAAGTGCCCGGCGGCGGGCAGGTCCCGCTCGAACGCCATGTGCGCGAGGTGTTCGAGGCGACGCGGAACCTGATCGCCTCGCTCGCGACGGTGCGCTCATGA
- a CDS encoding phosphopantetheine-binding protein, which produces MTLATLQAAETADIIVLSAPGVDALRGAVWQLLGQLRALASDAAAEPFTLADLAYTLKSRPEAGGCRVAFVTRQLDDLAAGLEHYLRAHAQAEASVPRSVTPGRHGELVTILRGDLAADSGTARLLTGAAAATMARALWAARDLENLALIWVRGGQLDWDALREGPPPRRLAWPDQAPLEAGARPAPEAFEGAAAGVSAAGIEPDLTAIWQALFALPAVGRHQDFFALGGDSQLGLRMLAQLRERHGVDLPLRCLYEAPTVARLAETIVRLAAPAPSGDQDDASEYEEGVIR; this is translated from the coding sequence ATGACCCTCGCTACCCTGCAAGCCGCCGAGACGGCGGACATCATCGTGCTGTCGGCGCCCGGCGTCGACGCGCTGCGCGGCGCCGTCTGGCAGCTGCTGGGCCAGCTGCGCGCGCTCGCGAGCGACGCCGCGGCCGAGCCGTTCACGCTGGCTGACCTCGCCTACACGCTGAAGTCGCGCCCCGAGGCCGGCGGCTGCCGCGTCGCCTTCGTGACGCGGCAGCTCGATGACCTCGCGGCCGGCCTCGAGCACTACCTGCGCGCGCATGCGCAGGCCGAGGCGAGCGTGCCGCGCAGCGTGACGCCCGGCCGCCACGGCGAACTGGTGACCATCCTGCGCGGCGACCTGGCCGCCGATTCGGGCACGGCGCGCCTGCTCACGGGCGCGGCGGCCGCGACCATGGCGCGCGCGCTGTGGGCCGCGCGCGACCTCGAGAACCTCGCGCTGATCTGGGTGCGCGGCGGCCAGCTCGACTGGGACGCGCTGCGCGAGGGACCGCCGCCGCGGCGCCTCGCTTGGCCCGACCAGGCGCCGCTCGAGGCCGGCGCGCGGCCGGCGCCGGAAGCCTTCGAGGGCGCCGCCGCGGGCGTCTCGGCGGCCGGCATCGAGCCTGACCTGACGGCGATCTGGCAGGCGCTGTTCGCCCTGCCGGCGGTTGGCCGCCACCAGGATTTCTTCGCGCTCGGCGGCGATTCGCAGCTGGGCCTGCGCATGCTGGCCCAGCTGCGTGAGCGCCACGGCGTCGACCTGCCGCTGCGTTGCCTCTACGAGGCGCCCACCGTCGCCCGCCTGGCCGAGACGATCGTGCGGCTCGCGGCGCCGGCGCCTTCGGGCGACCAGGACGATGCATCGGAGTACGAAGAAGGCGTGATCCGCTGA
- a CDS encoding autoinducer binding domain-containing protein, producing MEQILYEIEATHSEHEAFGKIASAVKEIGFEYSAYCLQTPWPLSRRKVLVFSNFPEPWQRRYHDARYIDVDPLLRRGRQSYAPVIWSDAVFEGTPQLWEEAQAHGLRYGYSLAAVSNCGVSGMMSMARSHTPLTVRELQQQELKMRWLVNAAHLAITRAVLPKLSPEGDIELTDREVEVLKWVADGKTAAEISMIMLISVYTVNFHVKNAVTKLNTSNATAAVARAAMLGLLI from the coding sequence ATGGAACAAATCCTGTACGAAATCGAAGCGACTCATTCTGAGCACGAGGCTTTCGGAAAAATCGCGAGCGCCGTCAAGGAAATCGGATTCGAATACAGCGCCTATTGCCTCCAGACGCCCTGGCCCTTGTCGCGTCGCAAGGTGCTGGTCTTCAGCAATTTTCCGGAACCCTGGCAGCGCCGCTACCACGACGCGCGCTACATCGACGTCGATCCGCTGCTGCGGCGCGGGCGCCAGTCCTACGCGCCGGTCATCTGGAGCGATGCCGTCTTCGAGGGGACGCCCCAGCTCTGGGAAGAGGCGCAGGCACACGGCCTGCGATACGGCTACTCGCTGGCGGCGGTATCGAACTGCGGCGTGTCGGGCATGATGTCGATGGCCCGCAGCCACACGCCCCTCACCGTGCGCGAGCTGCAGCAGCAGGAACTCAAGATGCGCTGGCTGGTGAACGCGGCGCACCTGGCGATCACCCGCGCGGTGCTTCCCAAACTCTCGCCGGAAGGCGACATCGAGCTGACCGATCGCGAGGTCGAGGTGCTGAAGTGGGTCGCCGACGGCAAGACCGCTGCCGAGATCTCGATGATCATGCTGATCTCCGTCTACACCGTGAATTTCCACGTGAAAAACGCGGTCACCAAGCTCAATACCTCGAACGCGACCGCAGCGGTCGCGCGTGCCGCGATGCTCGGCCTGCTCATCTGA
- a CDS encoding CaiB/BaiF CoA transferase family protein — protein sequence MSSQAQLQPLKGIRVVDYTHFLAGPYVSRCLAALGADVIKVERPAGGDAGRAHPYFIQGESGYFLQQNMGKKGLCVDVKDPRGLALMKRLIGEADVLVENYRPGALAKLGLGYEACAETNPGLVYCSVSAYGQTGPRSQQAGFGLIAEAMSGAMDLIGNPDETPPLFRMPVADMYAGSHGVAAVCAALLGRAASGRGQHIDLALYDCMVSMHDYAVQCHTLSGGEERMTRSGHYLPQSTVYGVFATQDGSVVIAAQVDDAWRRLARLIGGADLAEDPRFLDAASRNAHGREAVELVQAWSRARSAEDCLAALEAAGVPAAPVQRIDQVLGDPHVAARGMLIEQQHPVLGTIRLPNVPFRFSGFEPPEMRVAPMLGQHNREIAAELGYAEHEIDRMEGDGVLFAPARVPEAASL from the coding sequence ATGTCAAGCCAAGCACAGTTGCAACCCCTGAAGGGCATCCGCGTGGTCGACTACACGCACTTCCTGGCGGGCCCCTATGTCTCGCGTTGTCTCGCCGCGCTCGGCGCCGACGTGATCAAGGTGGAGCGGCCCGCCGGCGGCGACGCGGGCCGCGCGCATCCCTACTTCATCCAGGGCGAGAGCGGCTATTTCCTGCAGCAGAACATGGGCAAGAAGGGCCTGTGCGTCGACGTGAAGGATCCGCGCGGGCTCGCGCTGATGAAGAGGCTGATCGGCGAGGCCGACGTACTGGTCGAGAACTACCGGCCCGGCGCGCTCGCCAAACTCGGGCTCGGCTACGAGGCCTGCGCCGAGACGAACCCGGGGCTGGTCTACTGCTCGGTGTCGGCCTATGGCCAGACCGGGCCGCGCTCGCAGCAGGCCGGCTTCGGCCTGATCGCCGAGGCGATGAGCGGGGCGATGGACCTGATCGGCAATCCCGACGAGACGCCGCCGCTGTTCCGCATGCCGGTGGCCGACATGTACGCGGGCAGCCACGGTGTGGCGGCGGTCTGCGCGGCGCTGCTGGGCCGGGCGGCCTCGGGGCGCGGCCAGCACATCGATCTCGCGCTCTACGACTGCATGGTGTCGATGCACGACTACGCGGTGCAGTGCCACACGCTGAGCGGCGGCGAGGAGCGCATGACGCGCAGCGGTCACTACCTGCCGCAATCGACCGTCTACGGCGTGTTCGCGACCCAGGACGGCAGCGTGGTGATCGCCGCGCAGGTCGACGACGCCTGGCGGCGGCTGGCGCGCCTGATCGGCGGCGCGGACCTGGCCGAGGATCCGCGCTTCCTCGATGCGGCCAGCCGCAACGCGCACGGGCGCGAGGCCGTCGAGCTGGTGCAGGCCTGGAGCCGCGCGCGCAGCGCCGAGGACTGCCTGGCCGCGCTCGAGGCGGCCGGCGTGCCGGCCGCGCCGGTGCAGCGCATCGATCAGGTGCTGGGAGACCCGCACGTCGCGGCGCGCGGCATGCTGATCGAGCAGCAGCATCCGGTGCTCGGCACGATCCGGCTGCCGAACGTGCCGTTCCGCTTCTCCGGCTTCGAGCCGCCCGAGATGCGCGTGGCGCCCATGCTGGGCCAGCACAATCGCGAGATCGCCGCCGAGCTCGGTTACGCGGAGCACGAGATCGACCGGATGGAGGGCGACGGCGTGCTGTTCGCGCCGGCGCGCGTGCCCGAAGCGGCAAGCCTGTGA
- a CDS encoding NADH:flavin oxidoreductase/NADH oxidase, with amino-acid sequence MSLFSPYQLGNVSLRNRIAISPICVYSASEGVPDDWHLVHLGSRAIGGAGLVFTEATAVSPEGRITFGCTGMWNDTQRDAWARITGFVRARGAAVGIQLAHAGRKASMDLPWLGGKPLPAGTLGWQPLGPSPLAFDAGYSVPTEIDAAGIDKVIADYAAAARRAREAGFDVIEIHAAHGYLFHEFLSPLSNRRGDRYGGALENRARLLRQVVAAVREQWPRRRPLVVRLSATDWMPGGWDIEECVALCRWLREDGVDLIDTSSGGNVASAKIPVGQGYQVPFAARIRREAGIATGAVGMITSGRRGAEIIERGDADLVLVAREALRDPYFPRRAAAELGVPIAVPEQYLRAW; translated from the coding sequence ATGTCACTGTTCTCCCCGTACCAACTCGGCAATGTGAGCCTGCGCAATCGCATCGCGATCTCGCCGATCTGCGTCTACTCGGCCAGCGAGGGCGTGCCCGACGACTGGCACCTCGTGCACCTGGGCAGCCGCGCGATCGGCGGCGCGGGGCTGGTGTTCACCGAGGCCACCGCGGTATCGCCCGAAGGGCGCATCACCTTCGGCTGCACGGGCATGTGGAACGACACGCAGCGCGATGCCTGGGCGCGCATCACCGGCTTCGTGCGGGCCCGCGGCGCCGCCGTGGGCATCCAGCTCGCGCATGCGGGGCGCAAGGCCAGCATGGATTTGCCCTGGCTCGGCGGCAAGCCGCTGCCGGCCGGCACGCTCGGCTGGCAGCCGCTCGGGCCCAGCCCGCTGGCCTTCGATGCCGGCTACAGCGTGCCGACCGAGATCGATGCGGCCGGCATCGACAAGGTAATCGCCGACTACGCGGCGGCCGCGCGCCGCGCGCGCGAGGCCGGCTTCGACGTGATCGAGATCCACGCCGCGCACGGCTACCTGTTCCACGAATTCCTCTCGCCGCTCTCGAACCGGCGCGGCGATCGTTACGGCGGCGCGCTCGAGAACCGCGCCCGCCTGCTGCGCCAGGTGGTGGCCGCGGTGCGCGAGCAGTGGCCGCGCCGGAGGCCGCTGGTGGTGCGCCTGTCGGCGACGGACTGGATGCCGGGCGGCTGGGACATCGAGGAATGCGTCGCGTTGTGCCGCTGGCTGCGCGAGGACGGCGTCGACCTGATCGACACCTCGTCGGGCGGCAATGTCGCGAGCGCGAAGATCCCGGTGGGCCAGGGCTACCAGGTGCCGTTCGCCGCGCGCATCCGCCGCGAGGCCGGCATCGCGACGGGCGCCGTCGGGATGATCACCTCGGGCCGGCGCGGCGCCGAGATCATCGAGCGCGGCGATGCCGACCTCGTGCTGGTCGCGCGCGAGGCGCTGCGCGACCCCTACTTCCCGCGCCGCGCGGCCGCCGAGCTCGGCGTGCCGATCGCGGTGCCCGAGCAGTACCTGCGCGCATGGTGA